Within Lytechinus pictus isolate F3 Inbred chromosome 7, Lp3.0, whole genome shotgun sequence, the genomic segment TGGCTTGGGCAGATCACACAGAGAAGTAAGAATGGAGAAAACGGGATCGGACATACCAAATGGTCGATCATTTGATGGAAATGACATTGACATGCTGTTATGTCAGGAATTTACCTAAAAGTGACTGGAAACTTATCCTTCGTTTTGGTTTTCAATATCAGTTTTTCTAATATTTCTGGGATTTTGTGAGCTTCAAGCATCAACAATcaaggtaacttttttttttacaaatcctCCCCGATGCTGCAATCCTATCACCCCTCTGTTCCGAAACCCTTCAATAAAACTAATGAACACATCCTTCCTAATCATCTTcgccatcctcctcctcctcatcctccaTCTCCTCTGCTGCTTCCATGGCTTCCTGCTGGGCCGCTCTGAGGGCTGCTTCCTCCTCCGGGGTGGGGTCCTCTGCCTCTGTGATCTCCGGTCCACTGGGGAATTCCTCCTGGACGGGGGGCGGTGGGGGTGGGCTGTAGTTGTCCGGAGAGTACTTGTGGCCCCAGCCGATGTACACATTCTCAAATTTCCTTGATAGGGGGAGAAAAAGTGGGAAAGATGATCAGATAtggaataaaaattaaatgaacatttaaatcatgattcacGAATATAATTTCTTCAAAAGTTAACTACAGGATTAAAACAATTCATACTTGGTACATGAACTGACAACTAGCACTCCATAAATGTGTGGTCTCAATTAACACTGCGATAACTGCAATATGAGAATACCACCCATTGACTACCAGAATTTGGGTTACAAAATCTAATCAATCCATACATACGGCATTGTCGCTTGGTTGCTAAAACCTTGTGTCTCATAATTAACGATTTTGAGAATATCTCAGAATTTTTTAGAATTATGAATTAAGTAGCAACCTTCTTTTGCCTGGAAAGTTCTCTTCAGGAATTATGagactgttttcagacattTTCTTCTAAAATGTTCACATAAAAGACTGAACACCCTAGCAACAACATACAACAACTATAAAGACCCTTTTAGGGAAAGGAAAACCAATTTGAGAAAGAGAAGTGGTGAATAACATGAGTCTATAGAAATGTGTATGAAATCCAAGCATTCTTACTTCTCTGTTCCGAAGGCATAGGCACCAGGCCATAGGTTTGACTGGATGATGGCAATAGCATACTGAGGCACCAAAGTGGAAGATAAGCGAGCGCTCCACGCCGGCACGGTGTCAATTTCTGTCAAAGCACAAacacgatttaaaaaaatcattaatgtaagTAATTATCGAAGAACCGTGTTTATTTGTAGAATTGTCAAACCAAAGACTAGTATTGTTCatacagttaaaaaaaaaaacaatatctcTCAAACAGCATATTCAATAAGGGCAGATTAGAAATTAAAGGTCTAGCATTTAGCTGCCGAATGATCATGGACATCACTATTTCACAAGTGATCTAAACAATCCCTTAGCACTCCTGTGACAAGAAAGAATACACAATAAAACAATGACAATGGAAGTATGTTCTTACAGGTTCAAGCAAGTAATAATTCACGTTGGCTGAGAAAAATCACATTCAGGATTGAAATGCAACAGGTTTCAacctgtttttgttgttgttgccatggcaattaACATAAAAACAGacacatttcaaaatatctTTATCTCGATATATTATCTTGCACACAGATATTTAAGCACTATTTTCAGCTTGAATATTATAGCTCTAACATCATGCACGTTCAGTGAAAGATACAAgagaaaaataacagaaaacgtAAAAGAATTATCAGAATACAGATTTTATTGTAACTCTGAAGATACACCAATATTTGTGTTTAgacgattttcagaatacggccccaGAACTCACCAACGTCCTCAGAGAGGGGCGTGAGAAGAGGAGGTCCAACCTCTGGTTCCGGTTCATCGGgttcttctctctcctcttcctcatcttcatcttcaaagTCATCCTCCTGTTGCTGCACTGGATTGAACCACGAGCATCGACCCTGGAGAATGGAATAGAAGacgttaataataataataataggcattcatatagcgccatatatctagaaatattctattccaaggcgcgatgttattattattattaccccggctttagcttgagctgcctttcagcgctcatgcattcaagggattaatcctgccgggtacccattcacctcacctgggttgagtgcagcacaatgtggatgaatttcttgctgaaggaaattatgccagggctgggattcgaacccacgaccctctgtttaaaagtcagaagactaatcctaTGGGCCACAGCAACGCTCCAATGTTGAAATTGGTTTAATGTATATtggaatttttttctctttgtaagTCATTCTAATACATCAATTTACTGGTAAAGGGTAGTTTTCTACATAGCAAGAAAATATTAGACACCCTTTCCAATAgcaatgtcatattttcaacagagatacatgtacaataataaacataatatcatCACCAAGGCTCTAATATATGGGGGGATGTAAAAATTAAACTAATAATTTATCGAAGACTTAAATGAAACTTCTACTAATGATAAATAGTAATAACGAAAGATACTCTGCTGTCAACTGACAAAAGGAATCAactcttgatttttttctccaaaatttaCTTTAATTTCTTGATTCTAGATATTTTTTGTATGCTCTACATGGAATTGGAGTCACATAGCCccaaatttctgaaatataGAAGTTTCAAAAGCAGTTATCTCTATATATTTCCACATAAACAATGTCACATTTTCCTCCCTTACTAAGAAACTCATTCAACAAAGTTGCTTTTGTCAGTGGACAGCAGTAGTCACAAATATACACCTTTAGGTCTCTTCAGTGATTCAAACAATACCCCCACCCAAGATGTCAAAATGTATTGTACGTGTCACAGGCCCGTaatctgaagtcgggtttaacttcaACTCAGGttcaaagttgtggtttaagtatggataaccaactgttacataaatcactaacagtagagatatcaaatttcagctcatttggctctcaaatcattcataattgtctaggaagtataaatagatgattgtcttccccatcgatgaatcaagaaagagcccagtaaacataagaaacatacaacttaataaccATTTTGACACtgttggcttcccataattttagcacagagttagaccgtggccCAAATACGGGCCACAGAGTCGAAGTTAGAAAGGGGCATGATTGACTCCATACCTGAGGCAGAATGTGTTGTACATGATGTACCCAGTTAGCCATAGATGGGTCTACAAGATCCTTCACTGGGATGCCTTCAAAGTCGGGACTCTCGATGAAGCTATCACGGTCTAAAAGAAATCGAGAAAAGTTTCATGACgaaaacctccatttgagaacactatacccgtTTCCCTCttcatcaattctcttctccaagtacgacaaaccctaactgcccccaagcaagcaatttaagtatcaaaacacctgtttcttgacctcggtccgaagataacacatcagcccggcatatacagtcacagcagggggccacacacgatgggATGCATGCGCAGCGCTGAGCGCGGTCCCTGcaaagcatgccgtcatttttattcgcttactctccttatttcgaggtcgattttcttcgttcaaaattgaaaatggactaaaattggatttctgaatacaatatgcctttgaaaacgtgattaaatatcgaatacaataatttcattccgaaggtcctactacaggcagagaagtcttacgtaagagcacagctgttgtttatcatttcgtccttggctcaacgctcatatactggcctgtggaggtgaaattgagacagcggggattacctggccaagcagGGTTGAtcagggcttggaaatgatttttgggATTTCCAAACGTAAAATGGGGTATaaaaccgcagtttgcaatctgaactgcggtctttctccaaacgggggtttgacgtaatgtaATGGCTTTATGAAGCTATCACAGTCTAaaagaaatacagaaaaatTTTAATGGCTTTATGAAGCTATCACGGtctaaaagaaatagagaaaagttTTAATGACTTTATAAAACAGTCAATCAAATAGTAGCAGATGAAATGCTGTGCTaatttttgctaatttctcagcaattgcacATTTTCTAAGCACTTCGAGACATgttttgtgataagcgctatacaaataatgttaactatcattaattattttcttccagagtCATTTGGCACATATCTTTAAATCATATATACAAATACTTGGGTGATCATTATTTTGGGACCATTACCACaacagcagtggcgtacctaggattttccacagggggggcaaaaccgtccgccaaaaaatttgacaagcaaaaaaaaaaaaaaaaaaaaaaaaaaaaaaagtcttcgatcacaaataaaggatttcgttccagaaaaaatttgacaagcaaaaaaaaaaaaaaaaagaaaaacaaaaaaaacaaaaaaaaacgtcttcaagctcgtcagggcattcaaggtcttaaagctcgtcagggggggggggggcaaaacaggtttttcaagcccgtcagggggggcaaagatacgtttttgcatgggttgtgactcgtcagggggggcagagtgccccccctgccccccccccgtaggtacgctagtgcacaacaggcatttatctttaatgagAAGAATTGTCAACTTACTTCcgtcctcttcctcttcttcctcctcctcatcaaaCTGATAGAAACCAAGAGGGCTGATGTGGGTGCCTGCCGAGACTCTGGCTATCTGAGCCCTCAGGTAGTTCGACTCTGTACCATTGAATGGTGGATAACTaataatctaaaaaaaagtcaatcatcaacaacacaaaaaaaatgttagatgctaaaaaataataaattgtatCATTTGATAGTAGATGGAGAAATATAGTATTGCTGttgatttatcattttgattacattgtatcaaaatcctatatttgattattattgtttacgTCATGTATAGAAAAAGAGTATTTTCTGTCATGTTACGTTGTGTTGTATTTTATGTTCAAAagatattataaaataaatatgatttgatatagaaaaaaaaacatcataaaaaataaataactctgCCCAAGTCAACCTTTTAATAAGGACAACAGAAAGAGGTATATAACACATTTTGAATAGTTATGTGTAAGACATTGCTTCGACTTATTTATTCttataatatttaaaatatttgactTTTCGAAAGTTGACTTTAAAAGATTTCCATAAACGGATCATGATAGGATGTAGATTGGAGTTCAGAGTACCAAAGTGTGacatcagttgccatggtgtcatggcgggctgccatgacaccatggcaaatgacgtcatcacttcggtactctataatAGCTTAGCTAAAAACCTACATTAAGCGAACACAAAAGAATACTTTTCTATCTTACAGTGTGTACATTGGACAGTTCTTAAGCGACTACTTAAGTCAATGAAAGGGGATTTTTAAGACACTATTCACAGAACATAGAAGGCAGGTTTGGAGGTCGATGTTCATCATAGGAATGGGGCAAACtttccatcccccccccccccctttacagTCAGATGCTGGAAGATGCTCAACTCCTAGCATTTGCCCTGGGTACTGAGGTTTTGATCTGATTCATTTGTACTAGTGAGAAtggggtaggggggggggagatggaaCAATAACCGAGGAACCTTGACGGAGTAATACCTGTtgagcgtcgtggcccagtggattagtctccggacattgaaacagagggtcgtgggttcaaatcccagccattgcataatttccttcagcaaagaattcatccacagtgtgctgcacttgacccaggtgaggtaaatgggtaccggctggaagtaattcctcaaaaagctgtgtgcacctgaataggtagcctagcttagccgggtaatcataatagcagggcccgctgggagaacatttttcggaactgaagtggctaccctgggtaaatatactgttattattattattattacctgttGGTCTAGACGCCCGGTGAAGAATTTCTTGATCTGCCTGGCCACACTGATCTGGAGAGGAGTGATGGGAGGTAGCTTGACCCACGGCTGACCAGCTGGACGGGtgcaataaatacaaaagatcTTCCTAATTCTcgtaataaatacaaaagatcTTCTTAATTCCcgtaataaatacaaaagatttTCATAATGCtcgcaagaaatacaaaagacCTTCGTAATTCTCATAATACAAAGTTTTGCTTTATAAAGCACCTTGTCAAAAAGTCTGAATCGCACCTTTAAGCATGTGTTCCACTATAGCGGAGCTATACATCTATTCATATAGCCCCTTTAATGCATTTCCCATTGTTATGAATTTCGACAATGTGCCTTATTGAAGATTTTATTTTGGAATTAACTATATTTTAGGAGATTTAGCCCAAATGTAAAATAGATACTCCTCAGTAATTTTAAAGAAAGATATTTCATTGATAACCAGTTGACTTTTCCTTATTACATGTAATCTTTCAGAAAAGCAACATCACACCTATACCAATTCAGGAATTAATATTCCTGGTATCGTATTGCAATTTGGTCCAAATTACTTAAAGACTGCTACACAAAAAATGTCTTTTACGTAGGACTCCACAAAACTTAATTAAAAAGCTTTTCTCTTTTGACCCAAAGTGCTAATCAAATTAGCAAAATGATTAcctgaaattcaaattttaacGCCTCTGTATTTTGTGCCAAAAGTTGTTCAATTTCATGCAGAAACGACACGGCAGTCGGATGCTGGGtattcatggaatttttttgtacatagcGTACCAATATTAGCATCTCCTTTCAGCCGTTATATACTTACGTTCATTGCAGACGAAGAATGTCTTCTTGTTGATTCCTGTCCTGTTCTCCTCACGTGGGATGACTGGAGGTGGTTTGAAGTCGGGTTTGGGAAGAATATCCTCTTCTTGCTCCTCTGCAGACAATGACAGATAGGCACACATTATTTATTGTAGGAAGAAGTATATTGAATCACCAAACATGTAAGTTTACATCATGTAGATATTGTGCCACAAAAAGCAGTAAATGTTTTGCaccatcacccccccccaaaaaaaaaaaaaagaaccaaaaaaaaaaaaaaatattgtgatttcacaaataattaattaatatttaCATGCAGTGTTACTGACACACATCTTAATTCTTTCCTTTGTTTAATAATccataaatatatatgttacTTTGTAAAGCACATAGAGAGATTCTCTATATATTATGCACTTAATAAATTAATTGTTataactattatcattatcaacacAAAAGTAAATACTGTACATTTCCCCTCTACTCTTCTTGAAAACACGAGATAGTtgcaataaataataacaataacactTATTGTTCTTGATTGATGAATGCTTATCATTATTACTGATCATTCAATGTATAATTTCTGCAATTCAAGATTGATTTTTCATCAATGAAATCATATCTTCTTTTATCTTAAAAATGTCTCGGTCACTGCAACttacaatcaaaatcaaagttattcTACATGACCCAAGTAGTCACCTCTTATGCCCAGCACACACTACATGatctgttttgatttttttaaacaaatcacAGTTTGTATTAAAAGTGAATATTCCAAgaaggaaaattattttatttgaagtacGGCATTGCTGCTGGCCAGCAGAAAGATATTTCCTTGATAACCAATTGACTGCTCCAAGTTGCAGGCAATGGTGACATCACGACAATTTGGCAtcgaatttgcttttattcttcaAGGGGAGGCTCAAAGTCTACTGGAATTTCATTTCAAGTATTCATACCATTATTCAGATTTCTGCATGATCATTAAGATTTTATAGGTGAGAATGTTCTTGtcaaatgcaattaaaatttttttgtttgaaaatcaaTGAAACCTGAACACATTCTTGTATAAGAGTGCTTCTTGACAGACATCAACTATATGTTTTCATTGTTGACGATTgaacatgtattatatgtaagtttcatttctctttttccctttctctaATGCTCTGAAGCGCCATGAGGATCTaattaagatggaaagtgcgctataaAAGTCTTATActcttatgtattattatttaaatcGGATTGTAACAGATTGTTTAGTGTGTACCAGGCTTTAGGAAATCAAACTTTATAATAGtagatttcaaaatattttgaataccTCCTTCTTCCTCATCATCCTTCTCTGTGTCAGGCTCCTCTGCTGGCTCATGCtcctagtaaaaaaaatatatatatatatataataaaaaatgttttgtaaattcctCACTACTACATAAACCTTCATGTGGTACGTTgcggcccagtggattagtcttctgactttgaaacagagggttgtgggttcaaatcccagccatggcgtagtttccttcagcaagaaatgtatccacactgtgctgcactcaacccaggtgaggtgaatgggtacccggtaggaagaaattccttgaatgctttgagcgcctaggcagcccagctaaatcggggtaataataattaatagcagggcccgctgggagaacagttttcagaactgaagggGCTTCACTGGGTAAATAtacttatatttattattatcataaatactGTAATGAGAAGCATgtaatctattcatttattgatttcatacGGGTATTAAATAATAATCtgacaatgaaaaaataaattgaattctgCAACATTCTTTATAAAGAATAATTTGATAAGGAAAAGCATTATCTTCTTTTATCTTAATGATTTCATACAGGGACTAAACATATAATACTCTTGACAATGACAATTACTGCATCACCTTCTATGAAAATCTCAATTTTATCATACAAATTCATTAAATTCAATAACCAGTGTTCataattgaataaaacattaacaataataatttccaGTTAATCATATCATATCCCATCATCACAAACTGTTAATCCCCATAGGATAATATCCCAATGTGAATTCTATTACTGCTTcttccttaatttttttaaaattttgaacagTTGTTGTATTCATGCtaacctcttcttcttcctcttcttcctcctccccttCCCTATATTCCACCTCAGCTACGATATAGTTCTTCTCGGTACCGAAGATCTTTCCCCAGAATCGGCAAGACTGGAGAGGGTAGTTGTCGACCAGCTGTTTGAGGGCTAGGTAGATCCTCATCATCTCCTCTCGGCTAACACCAACCTGCATTCAAAAgatatcaaggtcaaaggttaacaTTGTCATGCTATTGCTATAAAAATCATTCATGACTGAAATGTCACACAATTCAATATGTCACACCAcaaatatactgtatatttatGTTACACTACTGCTACTTGACAAGGGGATCCAAGATATTGTCAAGTATCTTCATACCAAATCTGCTATAGAATTATCATGTTAAAAAGATCATGCAATACAGAGAATGTATAGAGGGGTCCTTTTTCACATGACCAAGGGGGGAAAAAGAGATGTATTTAGCTTAAGCAATACATAAAAGTAGAATATTATTATGTTTGGGCAAAGTTTTCCACGAAGATACAAATCagatgcaaaacatatttttgggGCAAAGTTAATTACCTAGGATTGCATTTTATTCTATTAGCATAATAAATAAGTTCTTAACTTTTGCCACTAGTATTCTATTAAATCTTATGACATCACCCCAtcagggtaaaaaaaaaaagagggaacaTGACTCACTCCTGCTTGTTCAAAGTGATACATAAGCTCTGGGAGATTTGGCAATGGGGTCTCAACTTCGTCTTCGCCTCCATCATGTTCAGCTTCTTCTTGATTTCTCTGTTTAGagcaaaataacaaataaaaaaggataaaCAGATCTACatacagtagtagtagcaacaaaaataacaacaacaatattaTTAACTGGATCgtgctttttgccagaggaaaCTAAATGTAAGCGAAACAGCGAAGCAGCTTTAATTTACCTCACATGCATTGAGTGACAATAACAATGATAGTTATAATGGAATGAGGACTTAGGTCAATAGAATtagaaatttcatataataatgcGATTTTTAGTGAATACAAATGCCTCTGAAAACAAATATCAGACAGTAAGAGAAAGAATTCCTAATTAGCAGTTCATACTCTACTTCCCATACTTCTACTGAGTCACTCTATCATAAATTACTTGTACTTTACAGGGgttttttatacatatttttcaataatttcaaacaCAATACTGTAAATTAGTTTAAAGTTTATTCATAAATATGTGTTTTGTCCTTGTATAATTATATCCATTCTTCCAATTTTTGTTGGtaaactgaaaattttctgGCTGAGAGTTgcatgtttgaatttttttttttaatacaccaATTCTATTCTATAGAGAGTCAAGAAAAGTTTAGTTCTTACCTCAAAGAGAATCCTCTGTGTTTCCCCTAGTTGTACTTCTGCGGTTTTGTCTACCTTATCTAGGATTGTGTCGGATGTGGATGTGAACTTTGATTTCTTCACATTCTTACTGATGTCCTCAAATACATCTGAAAGACACAATGATATATTTCAAACTGACTTACATGTGTTTCAAATTTCTATCAAATCAAGCTTGACTGAATATCATACTGTATTACACAATAGTACACAGAATAGAAGAAAGACTAGGCTCACAATCATAGAAATTTATGAGACAAGGCAccatattatatattaatactGGTATTTGTTTTTACCGACTTCTGGACTTTGGTCCATGCTGAAATAGTCTGCACAAAGGAGTCAAATGTGTTTCCAAT encodes:
- the LOC129264381 gene encoding radial spoke head protein 4 homolog A-like, producing the protein MDETQTQNNEGTPKTGTPKPQTPTGTAVATPPNMAVNLTPKEEALVNAKAYLLKASNKSNLNLYDHLSRILTKVLDERPENVVDVFEDISKNVKKSKFTSTSDTILDKVDKTAEVQLGETQRILFERNQEEAEHDGGEDEVETPLPNLPELMYHFEQAGVGVSREEMMRIYLALKQLVDNYPLQSCRFWGKIFGTEKNYIVAEVEYREGEEEEEEEEEEHEPAEEPDTEKDDEEEGEEQEEDILPKPDFKPPPVIPREENRTGINKKTFFVCNEPGQPWVKLPPITPLQISVARQIKKFFTGRLDQQIISYPPFNGTESNYLRAQIARVSAGTHISPLGFYQFDEEEEEEEEDGNRDSFIESPDFEGIPVKDLVDPSMANWVHHVQHILPQGRCSWFNPVQQQEDDFEDEDEEEEREEPDEPEPEVGPPLLTPLSEDVEIDTVPAWSARLSSTLVPQYAIAIIQSNLWPGAYAFGTEKKFENVYIGWGHKYSPDNYSPPPPPPVQEEFPSGPEITEAEDPTPEEEAALRAAQQEAMEAAEEMEDEEEEDGEDD